TTCTTCAAGGTCACCTTCATCGCGCTCGCGATCACGGTAAGCCTGTTGTTCGTCGCGGTGTTCACCATATTGGCGATCGGCGCGCTGGCGTTGCTCGAAAGCCTGATCCCGTGGGCGCCGAAATTCGTAATCACCCTGATCCGCATCGCCTTCTGGCTCGCCGCCGCGATCGCGGCGAGTACGGTGATCGCCACCATCTACCGCTACGCGCCCAATCGCCGCAAGGCGCAGTGGCGCTGGCTGACCGCCGGCTCCGCCTTCGCGACCATCGGCTGGTTGGCGATGACGTTGGGCTTCGGCTTCTACGTCGCCAATTTCGCCAATTACAACGCCACTTACGGTGCGCTGAGCGCGGTGGTGGTGATGCTCATGTGGCTGTTCCTTTCCGCCTACATCCTGATCCTCGGCGCGGAACTCAATTCCGAGATCGAGCACCAGACCGCGCTCGACACCACCGTGGGAAGGCCGCGGCCGATGGGCGAACGCCGCGCCTTTGTGGCGGATACGCTGGGCGATGTGCCGTAGGCGCTGGAGCGCGGGGCATGCCATCGTCACGCTGAGCGCAGAACTGCCCGCTACCCCATCTGAAGGAAGCGGGCGGTTCGGTACGTCTCGATCACCGCTTGGATTCAGGAGCGCCTGAATAGCCTCAAGCGAAGATTTCCTTGTCGTCGCCCTGCAGCGCGGACGGCACGGGAAGATGCGCGTCGGTCGGACCCGACGAGCGTTCGGTCGTGGGCGCAGCGCCGCGCCACGCATCCCACCACATGGTCATCATCGCCTGATGCATCTCGAAGGGCAGCGCCCAAAGCGCAAAAAGCGGATTCTCAAGCCCGCGGACGGGCTCCTTTGGAATATAGCTCATGACATGGACTCCGATGGGGGTGGATCGCCGTTGCTCCGTCCTCTCAACGTCCGGATCGGCAGTGGTTTCCAGCCAATCATCGTGCAAAGGCCGCATGCTGCGGCGCGGAACCATCGGCCGCGCCGCGGGTTTGCGAAGAATGCGCCGGAAAATCCGGGCCGATCATGAATCTGTCGCCGTTGCGGTGCATCAGGGGGAAAGAATGAGCCAATGCACCACCCACCGTCTGCCCGGCGCGGTTTGTCACGCCTGATGATCATGGGGCGGGGGGCAAAGCGCATCGGTGATCGGAGGAACCAGGCGGCAGTGATCGGGCTGTGCGTGGCGATGCTGGCGACGCCGGCGGCAGCGCACGCGCAGGCCGCAACCGCGACGCCGCAGGATGACGCGATCCTGAGCGATCCCGATTTCGACGCGAGCCTGCCTCCGCTCGATGAAACCGTGGCGCCCGATGCCGGCACCCCGCCATCCGCCGTGCCGCCCCCGGCCGCGCCGGAGGTGACAGGCGAAACGCCGCCCGCGCCGATCGTGCCGGAAACCGAGCTGGTCGCGCCGCTCGAACCGCTTTCCACCTTCGATGCCGATCCCCCCGCCGAGACGAAGATGGCCGCGGACGAGAAGCCGCCGGAAATCCCCTACACCGTCGTCGTGAAGGGCTTGAAGGAGGTCGGCCTCGAGCCGCTGTTCCGCGATCTTTCGGCCCTGCTCGACGGCGACCGCGAGGCGGCGAATGCCGCGCAGGTTTCGGCGCGCGCCGATGAGGATGTGAAGCTGATGGAGCGGCTGCTGCGCTCCGAGGGCTATTATGACGGCGTCGCGACGATGACCGTCAACACCCTTCCCAACCCCGAGAACCGGCTGACGGTGACGTTGAACGCGACGCCGGGCGCACGCTACATGCTGGGCGATATCGCCGTCACCGGCCCGGCCCCCGAGCCGCAGGCGATGGCGCTGGAGGCGCTCGACCTCAAGAGCGGCGCGCCGATCGTCGCCGCCGAGATCGAGACCGCAGAGGCGAACGTCGCATTGCGCCTGCCCGAGCAGGGCTATCCCTTCGTCGCAGTCGGCGACCGCGACGTGCTGCTCGACGAGCGCGACCATAGCGGCGACTATACCCTGCCCGTCGATGCCGGTCCCAAATCGCGCTACGGCGGCATCAAGGTCGAAGGCGATCCGGTGTTCGACGTCGAGCATGTCACCCTGCTCACCCGTTTCGATCCGGGCGAGGTCTATGACAGCCGCAAGACCGACGATCTCCGCCAGGCGCTGATCGGCACCAGCCTGCTCTCCACCGTGTCGGTGGAACCGGTGCGCACCGGGCAGGTCGGCGAAGACGGTACCGAGACGGTCGACCTGCTGGTCCGCCAGACCGAGGGGCCCGCGCGTCAGCTCGCCGGCAGCGTCGGCTATGGCACCGGCGAAGGCATCAAGCTGACCGGGAGCTGGACGCACCGCAACCTGTTCCCGCCCGAAGGCGCGCTCTCGGTGGCAGCGGTCGCGGGCACGCAGGAACAGAGTCTGTCGACCGGTTTCCGCCGCTCCAACGCCGGCCAGCGCGATCGCACCTTCGCGCTCGGCGCCTCGGTCGCGCGACAGGATTTCGCCGCGTACAACGCGCAGACGATCACCTTGAACGGCAGCCTTGCGCGCGCCAGCACGCCGATCTGGCAGAAGCGCTGGACCTGGAGCGTCGGCGGCGAACTGATCGCGACGCGCGAAACCCGCTTCCAGACCGAATTGGTCGACCGCACGCGCAGCACTTATCTGATCGCCGCGATCCCGCTGCAGCTCGGTTACGACCGCTCGAACAGCCTGCTCGATCCCACCCGCGGTTTCCGCCTCAACGCGCGCGTCAGCCCGGAAGCGCAGAAGCGCACCGGCAGCGGCGGGTTCGACAGCTATGGCCGCCTGCTGTTCGAAGGCAGCGCCTATTATCCGGTGAGCGATGCGCTGGTGATCGCCGGGCGCGCGCGCGTCGGCTCGATCCTCGGCGCTGCCCGTGACGATATCGCGCCGTCGCGGCGGCTCTATTCCGGCGGTGGCGGATCGGTGCGCGGCTTCGGCTTCCAGGAACTCGGCCCCAAGGACGTGAACAATGACCCGATCGGCGGCCGCTCGGTGACCGAATTCGCCCTCGAAGCACGGTATCGCTTCGGCAATTTCGGGGTCGTACCGTTTATCGACGCGGGCCGGATCGGCGAAAGCTCCGCGCCATCGCTGTCGGGGATGCGCTACGGGGCCGGCATCGGCGGGCGCTATTACACCAATTTCGGGCCGATGCGCATCGACGTGGCGACACCGATCGGCCGCAAGCCGGGCGAATCGCGGATCGCGCTCTATATCTCGATCGGGCAGGCCTTCTGATGGCAAGCGAAGCCCCAACCACCGTGGTCGTCAAGCGCCGCTCGACCGGCTGGCGCATCGCCACCTGGCTGCTCGGCATCCTCGCGGTGTTGCTGCTCCTCATCGTCGCGATCGTGTTCGGTATCAACACCGGGCCCGGTCGCGCCTTCCTCGTGCGCCAATTCTCCGGCTTCGAAACCGCATCGGGCATGGGATTCCAGCTCGAACGGATCGATGGCTCGCTCTACGGCAAGCTTCAGCTCGTCGGGCTCAAGGTCACCGATCCCAAGGGCGTGTTCCTCGAATCACCGCGCATCGATCTGGACTGGCGGCCGTTCGCCTATCTCCACAGCAAGGTGGATGTCCGCTCGCTGACCTCACCGCAGATCCGCCTGCTGCGCACGCCCGCGTTCAAGCCGGTCCCCTCCGACCCCAATGCGCCGCTGCTGCCCGATCTCGACATCACCGTCGGCCGCCTCGCGATCGACCGGTTCGAGGTCGAGGCGCCGGTCACCGGCCAGCGCCACATCGTCCGCCTCGTCGGCACGGCGGACATCGCCGACGGCCGCGCCCGCGTGAACGCCGACGCGCGCGCGCTGCGCGCCGCGGGCGTCGCCGGAGGCGATGTCGCGATCGTCAAGCTCGATGCGGTGCCCGAGGCCAACAAGCTCCAGATCGACGCACGCGTCACCGCGCCGGCCGGCGGACTCGTCGACAGCTATGCCGGCACCGGCCGACCGATGCTGCTGACGATCGGCGGCAATGGCGACTGGGAGACTTGGGATGGCCGCGTGCAGGGCACGCTCGGTGGACAGCCGCTCGCCAATCTTGCGCTGACCGCGCGCAACGGCACGTTCTCGCTCAAGGGCGATGCGATGCCGGCGGTCTATGTTCAGGCCGCCGACGCGACACTGGAGGAAGCCCAGCAGGCACCCCTCGCCCGGCTGACCGCGCCGGCGCTGGCGATCGACGCCACCGCCGCGCTCGCCGAGCGCAGCGCCAACATCGCCTTCTCGGCCAAGTCCGATGCGATGGTCGTCACCGGCAAGGGGCTGGTCGATCTCGGCCGGAGCCGCCTGGGCAATTTCATCGTCGCCGGCGCGCTGCTCAAGCCCGGTTCGATCGCCGACAGCCTCAGCGGGCGCGACGTGAAGTTCGCCGCGGTGCTCGATGGCCCGTTTGCGACGCCGACCGTCGCCTATCGCCTGAACGCCGCGCAGATAGCGTTCGGCACGATGGGCGTCAGCGGTCTTGCCGCCCAGGGCAGCGCTAAAGTGGATGCCGATCGCATCCTCGTGCCGGTCAGCGCCACTGCGGAACGGGTGACCGGGCTCAACGCCGCCGCGGGCGGCCTGCTCGAAAAGCTCTCGATCAACGGTGATCTCGCCTACGCCGATGGGCGCCTGCTCTCCGACAATCTCAAGCTCAAATCCTCGCAGATCGATGCGACCGCGATCGTCCTCGCCGACATCGCCAACGGCAAATATACCGGCGCCATCAAGGGCCGGGTAAACGACTATCGCATCGCCGGGCTCGGCCGACTCAGCCTCGTTACCGATGCCGAGCTGGTGCAGGGCGCGGCCGGCGGATTCGGCATCCGCGGCAGCTTCCGCGCCACCACCCGCCGTATCGAGAATGAGGCGCTGGCGAATGTGCTGGGCGGCGACGCCGTCACCATCGCGCGCTTCGGCTTCGACGAGAAGGGCACGGCCTCGCTGGTCGGCCTTCGGATGACCGCGCCCGGATTCCGCGTTACCGACGCCAAGGGCAGCTACAATCTCGACAGCGGCCGGATCGCGTTCGATGCGCGCGCGGTCTCACGCGAATATGGCCCGCTTTCCGTCAATGCCACCGGCACGCTCGAACGGCCGCTGGTCAACCTGCGCGCGGCACGGCCGGGGCTCGGCGTCGGGCTGCGCGACATCCAGGCGACATTGCGCGGCGTGCCTGCCGGCTATGCCGTCGTCGGCCGCGGCGATTCGGATTATGGCCCGTTCAACGCCGATGTGACGATCCGCACCGGGGTGCTGCTCGCGGTCGACATCAAGCGCGCGACCTTCGCCGGCATCGATTTCAACGGCACCGTCCAGCAGACCCGCGCGGGGCCGTTCGCCGGCCGGCTGGCGCTTGCCGGCTCCGGCCTCAACGGCGGCATCGTCCTCGCGGCGGCGGGCACCAACCAGCGCGCCGATATCGACGTGACCGCGAACGCTGCGACCATCCCCGGCACCGTGCCGATCTCGATCGGCAGCGGCCATGTCCGCGCGACCGCGATCCTGCTTCCCAATGGCCCCGCGGTGAACGGCGCGTTCCAGCTCGCCGACGTGCGCCAGGGCGAGGCCATCGTCGAACGCGCGCAGGGCCGGATCGATTATCGCGACGGCAGCGGCAAGCTGGCGCTGGTGGCCAACGGCAATGCCGGCGTGCCGTTCAACGTCGCCGGCCAGGCGGCGATGACCCCGACGCGCATCGTTGCCAACCTCAAGGGAAGCGCCAATACCATCGCGTTCAACCTGACCAGGCCGGCGGTCATCACCAAGGAGGGCGCGGACTGGGTGTTGGCACCCACCACCCTCGTGATCCCGCAGGGCAAGGTCGATCTCAACGGCCGCTTCGGCGCGCGGACGGAGGCGCATGCCCGCCTCGCCAACATGGATGTCGCGATCGCGCAGGCGTTCGTGCCCGGCCTGGGCCTCGGCGGGCGCGCGAGCGGTACGCTCGACTATGTCTCGGCGGGCGCGGTGCCGACGGTGAAGGCGCGGCTCGATATCGCCCGCTTCACACGGACGGCGGCCTATGTCGTCTCCGATCCGGTCGACATCGCCTTCCTCGGCACGCTCGACGATAATGGCGGCGATCTGCGCGCACTGATCCGGCGCGGCGGCACCAACGTCGGGCGGATGCAGGCGCGGCTCGCGCCGCTCGGCGGGGGCGCCGGCCTTTCCGACCGGCTGTTCGACGCGCCGCTGTCCGGCGGCATCCGCTATTCGGGGCCTGCCGACGTGCTGTGGACGCTGACGGGCATTTCCGGCCAGACATTGGCCGGCCCGATCGCCATCGCGGCCGATTTCGGCGGCCGGCTCTCGCAACCGACGATCAACGGCCTGATGCGGGCCAAAACCCTGCGCTACGAGAACGAGACGTTCGGCACGGTCATCTCCAACATCGCGCTCGACGGCCGCTTCACCCAGTCGCGGCTCGAGCTGGTGTCGCTCACCGGCCGCGCCGGCACGGGCAGCGTCAGCGCCAGCGGCAATGTTGGCCTCGACGCAGCCAGCGGCTTCCCGATCGACCTGACCGCGAAACTCGATCGCGCCCAGCTCGCGCGCAGCGATGCGCTCGGCGCCACCGCCAGTGGCACGATCCGCGTCCTCAACGGCCGCGACGGCGGGACGATCAGCGGGCAGATCAACATCCCCAACGCGCGTTATCAGATCGTGCTGCAAGGCGCGGCCGAAGTCGCCGAGCTGGAAGGCGTGCGCCGCCGTACCGACAAGCCCGGCCAGGCCAAGGTGCAGCAGGCGAGCGCGTTCGCGACCAACTGGAAGCTCGACCTGCGCATCCGCGCCGACAATGAGATCTTCGTCAGCGGCATGGGGCTGGAGGCCGAATGGGCCGCCGACATGCGGATCACCGGCACCGCCGACGCCCCGCGCATCGTCGGCAAGCTCGATGTGGTGCGCGGCACCTACAGCTTCGCCGGCCGCCGGTTCGACCTCGACGAGAGCGGCGTCGTGCGCTTCAACGGTCCGCTCACCGACCCCGAGCTCGATCTCGCGGCGAGTACGACGGTGGAGGGCGTCTCGGCGATCATCAACATCGGCGGCCGCGCGCAAAGCCCGCAGATCACCTTCACCTCGACGCCGACCTTGCCGCAGGACGAGGTGCTCTCCCGCCTGCTGTTCGGCAGTTCGGTGACATCGCTGTCGCCGACGCAGGCGATCCAGCTCGCCGCGGCGCTCAACTCGCTGCGCGGCGGCGGCGGTGGCGGGCTCAACCCGCTGGGCACGCTGCGCTCGGCGACGGGCATCGACCGGCTGCGCGTGCTGGGCGCGGACAAGACCGCGGGCCGCGGCACCGCGCTTGCGGCGGGGCAGTACATCTCCAACGACATCTATGTGGAGATCATCACCGATGCGCGCGGCTTCACCGCCACGCAGTTGGAGATTTCGCTGTCGAAGACGCTTAGCCTGCTCAGCCAGGCCGCCTCGTTCGGCGGCTCCAACGTCAACCTGCGCTACTCGAAGGATTACTGAGGAAGGCCGGGCCGGGCTGACCGACGGCGCTCATTCGCTCATGCCGGGGACGGCGATTTTCCTCTCCGAGCAAGCGCGGAGAGGAAACGACCGACCGATCGATCCGGCGATCAGTTCCGCGACAGCCGCTCCGCCAGCACCGGCCGCAGCCGCGCCGCGACGACGTCGCTGCCCAGCCGCGAGAGATGGACATCGTCCATATAGAGCAACTGGCCATTGAGGCGCGCCCGGCAGGTCGTGCCCGAACAGAGCGCGTCGCGCATGTCCAGAATGCTCGTATTGCCGCCGACCTTGGCGACGCGATCGAGGATCGTCCGCGAGATGCGCTCCTGCACGTCGTGCGAATGCCGCGCCTCGAACGTGTCGCAGCGTGCCGGGTCCAGCCCGTTATACACCGCGGCACGCACGCAGACGAAGGGGTTCACTTCGGGCAGCGGGATCTGGTCGACGACGATCACGCGGATGCCGCGGGCGTTGAGCAGCCGCGCGGTGGTCGCAAGGCTCTCTGACGCGAGGCGCTGCGATTGCTCGACGGTCTCCGCACCGCCAAGGGTGACCGCCCGGATATGCCCCGCCGCCAGCATGTCCCACCGGCCCGCCATGACGACGACGCGGATCGCCGGATCGGCAAGAATCCGTTCGAGCGCGGCGTGGCCGAACGTCGGGCAGTCCCGCCGCAGCTCGCTGTAGGGCGTGTAGGATGCGGCCTGGATCGGCGCGCAGCCCGCCTTGGTAACCTGCTGCACGGTGAAGCCGCGCTGGCGCGCGAGCACGTCGAGCGAGGGCGCAAGCTGCGCCGCGTGCGAATCGCCCCACAGCACCACGCTGGGCCTGCCGGGCGCGCCCAGCAGGCATTCGCCGGGGCCGGGCACGCGGCCATCGGTGCGCAGGCAGGGCGCGGCGTGGAAGCGGGCGAGATCGCCGGCGACGCCGCGGGTGAATCGCGCCGCCGCTGGATTGCGGAACTCCATGCCCCGCGTCAGCACCACAGCGCCGCCCAGCAGCACCAGCAGGCCCGATCCCGCCGCTGCCGCCAGGAACACCTGCCGCCGGGTGAAGCGGTTCTTGCGGCGGAACGGGGCCTCGACGAAGTGCAGCGAGATCGCCGCCATCACGAACGACCCGGCGATCACGCCGAAGGTCGCGATCGGGCCCAGATGCTGCAGCTCGTAGAAGCGCGTGAAGACGATGATCGGCCAATGCCAGAGGTAGAGCGAATAGGAGATGCGGCCGACATAGACGATCGGCTTGAGGCTCAGCATCCGGCCGACGACGGTGTCCTGCGCGCTGTGGATCAGCAGCGTGGCCCCCAGCGTCGGCGCCAACGCCGAGAGACCCGGGAACGGCGTGTCCGACGAATAGAGCCACACCGGCACGACGATGAGGAGGAGGCCGAGCAGCGCCAGCGCGTTGCGCGCGGCCGCGCTGCGCAATTCGGGCACGGCCCCGATCGCCAGCGCCGATCCCAGGAGCAATTCCCAGGCGCGCGTGATGGGCAGGTAGAAGTTGAAGGTCGGCGCGTTGCTCGTCGCCCAGACACTGATCGCCAACGAGACGAGGCCGATCACCGCGATCGCGGCGCCCCGCCACCGGTTCATGAATCGCGAGATGAACGCCAGAACCAGCGGGAAGACGATGTAGAACTGCTCCTCCACCGCCAGAGACCAAGTGTGGAGCAGCGGCTTGAGCTCGGCCGAGCCGTCGAAATAATTGGCTTCGGTGAAGAACAGGATGTTCGACGCGAAGAACACCGTCGCCACGAGGCTCTTGGCGTAGAGATAGAAATCGATCGGCGGGAACAGCAGCCAGGCCGCCGCGAAGGTGGAAAAGAGCGTGAAGAACAGCGCGGGATAGAGCCGCAGGATCCGCCGCTCATAGAAGGCCGGGATCGAAAGTCCGCCATGCCCGATATCCTCGAGCAGGCTGCGCGTGATCAAATAGCCCGAGATGACGAAAAAGATGTCGACGCCGACGAAGCCGCCCGAAAAGCCGCTGAGCCCGGCGTGGAACAGCACCACCGGCACGACCGCGAACGTACGCAGGCCATCGATATCTGCGCGATACTTCAATCGGGCCTCCGCTCGGCGTTATGAGAATCTTTGGGGTCGGCCGGTCTCGCCGCGAATGCCAGCCCACCAGCCCGCCAGCGCGACCTGCCAGTTCCGCCAGGCGCGCGCCTTCA
The window above is part of the Sphingomonas sanxanigenens DSM 19645 = NX02 genome. Proteins encoded here:
- a CDS encoding autotransporter assembly complex protein TamA; translated protein: MIGLCVAMLATPAAAHAQAATATPQDDAILSDPDFDASLPPLDETVAPDAGTPPSAVPPPAAPEVTGETPPAPIVPETELVAPLEPLSTFDADPPAETKMAADEKPPEIPYTVVVKGLKEVGLEPLFRDLSALLDGDREAANAAQVSARADEDVKLMERLLRSEGYYDGVATMTVNTLPNPENRLTVTLNATPGARYMLGDIAVTGPAPEPQAMALEALDLKSGAPIVAAEIETAEANVALRLPEQGYPFVAVGDRDVLLDERDHSGDYTLPVDAGPKSRYGGIKVEGDPVFDVEHVTLLTRFDPGEVYDSRKTDDLRQALIGTSLLSTVSVEPVRTGQVGEDGTETVDLLVRQTEGPARQLAGSVGYGTGEGIKLTGSWTHRNLFPPEGALSVAAVAGTQEQSLSTGFRRSNAGQRDRTFALGASVARQDFAAYNAQTITLNGSLARASTPIWQKRWTWSVGGELIATRETRFQTELVDRTRSTYLIAAIPLQLGYDRSNSLLDPTRGFRLNARVSPEAQKRTGSGGFDSYGRLLFEGSAYYPVSDALVIAGRARVGSILGAARDDIAPSRRLYSGGGGSVRGFGFQELGPKDVNNDPIGGRSVTEFALEARYRFGNFGVVPFIDAGRIGESSAPSLSGMRYGAGIGGRYYTNFGPMRIDVATPIGRKPGESRIALYISIGQAF
- a CDS encoding acyltransferase family protein, with the translated sequence MKYRADIDGLRTFAVVPVVLFHAGLSGFSGGFVGVDIFFVISGYLITRSLLEDIGHGGLSIPAFYERRILRLYPALFFTLFSTFAAAWLLFPPIDFYLYAKSLVATVFFASNILFFTEANYFDGSAELKPLLHTWSLAVEEQFYIVFPLVLAFISRFMNRWRGAAIAVIGLVSLAISVWATSNAPTFNFYLPITRAWELLLGSALAIGAVPELRSAAARNALALLGLLLIVVPVWLYSSDTPFPGLSALAPTLGATLLIHSAQDTVVGRMLSLKPIVYVGRISYSLYLWHWPIIVFTRFYELQHLGPIATFGVIAGSFVMAAISLHFVEAPFRRKNRFTRRQVFLAAAAGSGLLVLLGGAVVLTRGMEFRNPAAARFTRGVAGDLARFHAAPCLRTDGRVPGPGECLLGAPGRPSVVLWGDSHAAQLAPSLDVLARQRGFTVQQVTKAGCAPIQAASYTPYSELRRDCPTFGHAALERILADPAIRVVVMAGRWDMLAAGHIRAVTLGGAETVEQSQRLASESLATTARLLNARGIRVIVVDQIPLPEVNPFVCVRAAVYNGLDPARCDTFEARHSHDVQERISRTILDRVAKVGGNTSILDMRDALCSGTTCRARLNGQLLYMDDVHLSRLGSDVVAARLRPVLAERLSRN
- a CDS encoding YihY/virulence factor BrkB family protein, whose product is MATLGTIDDGRGRQADTPLKMSRHAWRDILWRVWAESGNDNIGLISAGVAFYAFLAFVPLLASVVLTYGLLADPKTVADHLKVLFDLLPTDAASLIGDQLVAITATAAQKTGLGLVIALALAVYGAMNGAKSIITALNIAYDESETRNFFKVTFIALAITVSLLFVAVFTILAIGALALLESLIPWAPKFVITLIRIAFWLAAAIAASTVIATIYRYAPNRRKAQWRWLTAGSAFATIGWLAMTLGFGFYVANFANYNATYGALSAVVVMLMWLFLSAYILILGAELNSEIEHQTALDTTVGRPRPMGERRAFVADTLGDVP
- a CDS encoding translocation/assembly module TamB domain-containing protein, translating into MASEAPTTVVVKRRSTGWRIATWLLGILAVLLLLIVAIVFGINTGPGRAFLVRQFSGFETASGMGFQLERIDGSLYGKLQLVGLKVTDPKGVFLESPRIDLDWRPFAYLHSKVDVRSLTSPQIRLLRTPAFKPVPSDPNAPLLPDLDITVGRLAIDRFEVEAPVTGQRHIVRLVGTADIADGRARVNADARALRAAGVAGGDVAIVKLDAVPEANKLQIDARVTAPAGGLVDSYAGTGRPMLLTIGGNGDWETWDGRVQGTLGGQPLANLALTARNGTFSLKGDAMPAVYVQAADATLEEAQQAPLARLTAPALAIDATAALAERSANIAFSAKSDAMVVTGKGLVDLGRSRLGNFIVAGALLKPGSIADSLSGRDVKFAAVLDGPFATPTVAYRLNAAQIAFGTMGVSGLAAQGSAKVDADRILVPVSATAERVTGLNAAAGGLLEKLSINGDLAYADGRLLSDNLKLKSSQIDATAIVLADIANGKYTGAIKGRVNDYRIAGLGRLSLVTDAELVQGAAGGFGIRGSFRATTRRIENEALANVLGGDAVTIARFGFDEKGTASLVGLRMTAPGFRVTDAKGSYNLDSGRIAFDARAVSREYGPLSVNATGTLERPLVNLRAARPGLGVGLRDIQATLRGVPAGYAVVGRGDSDYGPFNADVTIRTGVLLAVDIKRATFAGIDFNGTVQQTRAGPFAGRLALAGSGLNGGIVLAAAGTNQRADIDVTANAATIPGTVPISIGSGHVRATAILLPNGPAVNGAFQLADVRQGEAIVERAQGRIDYRDGSGKLALVANGNAGVPFNVAGQAAMTPTRIVANLKGSANTIAFNLTRPAVITKEGADWVLAPTTLVIPQGKVDLNGRFGARTEAHARLANMDVAIAQAFVPGLGLGGRASGTLDYVSAGAVPTVKARLDIARFTRTAAYVVSDPVDIAFLGTLDDNGGDLRALIRRGGTNVGRMQARLAPLGGGAGLSDRLFDAPLSGGIRYSGPADVLWTLTGISGQTLAGPIAIAADFGGRLSQPTINGLMRAKTLRYENETFGTVISNIALDGRFTQSRLELVSLTGRAGTGSVSASGNVGLDAASGFPIDLTAKLDRAQLARSDALGATASGTIRVLNGRDGGTISGQINIPNARYQIVLQGAAEVAELEGVRRRTDKPGQAKVQQASAFATNWKLDLRIRADNEIFVSGMGLEAEWAADMRITGTADAPRIVGKLDVVRGTYSFAGRRFDLDESGVVRFNGPLTDPELDLAASTTVEGVSAIINIGGRAQSPQITFTSTPTLPQDEVLSRLLFGSSVTSLSPTQAIQLAAALNSLRGGGGGGLNPLGTLRSATGIDRLRVLGADKTAGRGTALAAGQYISNDIYVEIITDARGFTATQLEISLSKTLSLLSQAASFGGSNVNLRYSKDY